Below is a genomic region from Leptospira venezuelensis.
ACCTAAGATGACTTTTTCTTATGTGGATGTAAGAGATGTTGCTATGGCGCATATCTTGGCTTATGAAAATCCAGCTGCCCAAGGAAGATATATTGCTACTGGAGAAACTCTTTCTGTTTCTCAAGTTTGTAAGTTAGTCAAAGAGATCCATCCAAAAGCAAAAACAACCGGTAAGGAACTTCCATCCTTTATCGTTCGTGTAATGCCCTATCTGGATGCATTCAAACATGCGGTCACAGGTTTGGATAGACAGATCAATTCTGAGATAGTGCAAGATTACCTGCAAAGAAAACAAGAGTATAACTCAGATCGATTGGCAAAAGAATTCCAATGGAAACCTATGCCGGTTAAAAAATCACTCCAAGAGACGGTTGACTGGATGTTGTCCGCTGCCGTATAGTTTCCAGAGAGTGGATAAAAAAAGAGCCAGAAGGCCAGAAGAAAAGGAAATCCGCAAGCAGTCAATTGTGGCTGCCTTGCGGGGACTTCTCGTAAAACAAAAACATCCCCTTCCTAGCACCCAAGAGATTGCGGAAGCTGCAGGAGTCACCAAGGGTGTGATCTACTTTTATTTCAAGACCAGAGAAGAAATTTTCCTTACACTTCATTTACAAGAAACCGAATCCTTTTTTAAGGAAATGGCAGATTTGCTACAAGGGCCTGAATATTCTTTGGCTAAACTGAAGGAAAAGATCATTAGTCAGTTTTCTGAAAACGAGATCTTCATGTTCGTTGGCCTAATCATTCCCGGAATTTTAGAAAGTAATGTAGATCAAAATTTTTTGTACGAATTCAAAAAGAATACTTCCGACGGAATGGATGAACTGGCGAGGATTTGGCTCTCCAGAGAAACCGGACTAACAATCGCAAACGCCAGAAAATTTATATTACGCTTTTATTTTTTAGGTCTGATGCTTTGGCAACACCATAACCCTCCCAAAGAAGTTAAGGAAGCATTCTTAAACAAAAATCTTTGGCTTTTAGAAGGAGAATTGAACCAGACACTTTCCGAATCCTTCGATTGGCTTTGGAAAGGAATGAACTATTAAACTTACTTATACTATCTTATAAATGCATCCGTAACTTAATTCCAAAAGTAAAGACCGGTAGCGCGCTGACCAAGGAATTTACATCACGCCACCGATCCGAGTTGATTCGCTTTCTATTTTGTGCAAAGCTCCACAGGAGGTTTTTCTCCGCTAGCAAATGCAATTGCACACGCTTCTGCTTTTTTAATAGGATCTAATGCATCCCATTCTGCTTTGGCTTCCTCTACACTTGAAGAAGTAGGAAACCAGGATGGAGGATTATTTGCCATTGCTTGCCCAGTTGCAACGACGATAAACCAAAGTTTAATAAAGTTATCCATAGCTTTCTGATCTACATCTTCCTGAGTATCGAATGGATTAAGGTCTTCGAGATCAGAACAAGAAGTACTAACAAAACTAACGCTAAGCACCAACAATACAGACACAAAAATTTTAAACATCAAAAAATCTCTCATATTTTTTTCGAATGAAAAACAGGCCCGTGTTTGAAGTAAATCTATTTGCACATTTTTTCTAAAAATATTTTTATCCCAAATTAAATATAAAAAATACTTCATATACCATTTTAAATACACGCCCCCAAAGGAGCGCGGAGCTAAATTTTTACATATAATATTATATATTTATAATATTATATGTAAATAAAATATTGATTTTTAAAACGGAAGGCCGGACCAGGAACGACGAAACTATCTTTTGGAAATTCCAGAATGTTCCCAGAGAATTCTTTTGATTTCAAGAATGGTAGGCATATGATCTTGGACAGAATGATCCGAATCTATCAGTAGTTCGGACTCTGCTCCATCCAAATGAGAACTATCATAAGAAACTACCGAATCATTGATCCATTCCAGATCTCTAAATCTAGAATTCCCTATGATAGAATGAAATGGAATCTCAGGTTTCAATTCTCCTGTCACTTTCATGAATAAACTATTTGGAGAAAGCCCATCTACTCCATATGTTTCCGGAAGAATAGATTCTTCTTCTGAATCAGAGGTAAGAAATTTGTATGCTTTTCCAATATTATGAAGAGCACCTTTAGGTAGTACAAATAAGATCCTTGCGATAGAAGCCAAAAATCCTTCTGCGAGATTAGAACCTTTATGTGGTGTTGCTATAAACACTACTCTCTTCACAAACGGTAAAGGTTTAAAATCGAATACTCTTTTTACTTCTTCTTTGGATTCCGAATTAAGCAGTTCGAATTTTTCAGGGGAAACATTTGCAACTTTCATCCAATCTTCTTTTTTACTTTTGGTAACCATAAGTTTGGAAATAAGCCCACCCATACTATGGCCTACAATCATCATCTTATCGAAGGAAAAATCTTCTCCTTTAGGATCATACGTTTTTCGTAAGTCTCTGAGTGTGTCCCTAAAATCCGCAGCCGAAATTGTGATCGGATTTCCTGTTGGGTACCAGTAAACCCAGAATTGGTAGTTGTCCTTGATCTTTGGATCCGCCAAAAGTTCGTTGATCATAGGAAACCAAATAAAAGGAGAAGAGGCAAGTCCATGCACAAACACAACCGGTATCTTTCCTTTTCTGTAAGGATACACCAAATAGAGCCCTTTTCTTTCTAACCCCACTTCTCCGTCAAACTTCGCAAAAAAATCATCTCTCTTCTCTGCTCCTGATAACATATATGCAAGTGGAGTGGTTGTATCACTTTCCATTGGAAGATCCAATCCGGAAAATTGGACTCTATCTCTATGCACCGGATCGTATAGATGGATAACTGATTTTAAAGTTAAATTACGATTTTCTAAATAAGATTCCTCTAAGGTGAGTAATGCTGTTCCAGGATATGCTTGGCCTACTCCAGCTACGAATTCATATTTTCTTCTTTCGACTGGTTCTTTTTCTGGATGTTTTCGGATGAGTATAAGAGGTGTACCTATGCCGAATTTGCTAATCTGGTTGGAGAAGCCTGCGTTTTTATAATCGTAAGCCACTTCCACTTCCAGAAAATTTTTCGGCGTCCAAGCTGTTTCTACCTCCGCCCTGGTCATAGAGAGTGTACCTCTTATGAGTGGAAGATTTAGATCTGTTAAATTAGCAAGTTTTCGATTTCTTTTGGCAAACCGAACCAATTGAGCGAGCGATCTATTATACGTTTCGAGAGCAAATCTGAATTCCATGGAGAATGGATCCGCAGCTGGAATTGCCTTCTTATCAAATAAATAAGTATATGAATATACTAAAGAAGAAGCAAACATTCTTGCGAACATTGGATCCTCCAGGTCCAGCTCAGAACCTACATGATAACATAACTCTGATAAATAATAGGCAAGCTCTCTTGTTTTTAAGGCCATCAATCTATTATCTAGATCGTAAATAACTACTCTCGGAGCCTCTTGGTATCTTTTGTATAGATCGTTACTTTTTAAAAACCTGGTGGTAATCAGACTTAAATTTTCGGAAGAAATCGCATTCTCGCGGACAGCACGGATCTGTTCGTATTTGGAATATGAGAACGTGGAATAAGTTGTCCCGCATTCGAGCAAGAATACGGTCGAGAATAAAAGAACCCTAATTCTTTTTTGGAAATGGATCACTTTCTCTAAAGAATCTTTTTAGGGCAAATTGCAATCTCTTATTTGGGTAAGATCCTGGATGAATTCAATCTGTTTTAAAATAAGTATAAATGATCTTGCCCGAACGATTTAAGATGCCGTGGTAAATCAGATGTTCTTTTGCAAATTCTACTTTTGCAAGATTTCCTCGAAAAGGTTGTGCGTCAGTAAATCCTACTGTTCCAAGCTTTGTTCCCTTCGTATCCCAA
It encodes:
- a CDS encoding TetR family transcriptional regulator, whose amino-acid sequence is MDKKRARRPEEKEIRKQSIVAALRGLLVKQKHPLPSTQEIAEAAGVTKGVIYFYFKTREEIFLTLHLQETESFFKEMADLLQGPEYSLAKLKEKIISQFSENEIFMFVGLIIPGILESNVDQNFLYEFKKNTSDGMDELARIWLSRETGLTIANARKFILRFYFLGLMLWQHHNPPKEVKEAFLNKNLWLLEGELNQTLSESFDWLWKGMNY
- a CDS encoding esterase/lipase family protein, whose translation is MIHFQKRIRVLLFSTVFLLECGTTYSTFSYSKYEQIRAVRENAISSENLSLITTRFLKSNDLYKRYQEAPRVVIYDLDNRLMALKTRELAYYLSELCYHVGSELDLEDPMFARMFASSLVYSYTYLFDKKAIPAADPFSMEFRFALETYNRSLAQLVRFAKRNRKLANLTDLNLPLIRGTLSMTRAEVETAWTPKNFLEVEVAYDYKNAGFSNQISKFGIGTPLILIRKHPEKEPVERRKYEFVAGVGQAYPGTALLTLEESYLENRNLTLKSVIHLYDPVHRDRVQFSGLDLPMESDTTTPLAYMLSGAEKRDDFFAKFDGEVGLERKGLYLVYPYRKGKIPVVFVHGLASSPFIWFPMINELLADPKIKDNYQFWVYWYPTGNPITISAADFRDTLRDLRKTYDPKGEDFSFDKMMIVGHSMGGLISKLMVTKSKKEDWMKVANVSPEKFELLNSESKEEVKRVFDFKPLPFVKRVVFIATPHKGSNLAEGFLASIARILFVLPKGALHNIGKAYKFLTSDSEEESILPETYGVDGLSPNSLFMKVTGELKPEIPFHSIIGNSRFRDLEWINDSVVSYDSSHLDGAESELLIDSDHSVQDHMPTILEIKRILWEHSGISKR